From Ammospiza caudacuta isolate bAmmCau1 chromosome 15, bAmmCau1.pri, whole genome shotgun sequence, a single genomic window includes:
- the EMILIN3 gene encoding EMILIN-3 — translation MRRRRGALLACLSLGTLLALADAKGAFYPPAAPLPFGGRYSLYTAGSSPQLGKPVGKHKSFCAYVVQRNVTCTLQDGAESYVKAEYHKCSWGPKCPGKVLYRTFFRPKYKIGYKTVTELSWRCCPGFMGEGCHDSPTDQPGLLPQHPSPKMPPGQKMFPMPRLPPYPKSHPDLFPGPKKNQYGRKLPGLFGDRLDRLEEEVRRLSQSYDSLHALVSGLGDRLRLAIQEDTTKMIGSLMNSPGTPDSSVGFGIIPDGLVDVADKADMATYPPVGDILTKVTEVSDVLKTKADLLHEVRGMVLDHDGQIKHLLESARPSPLTSIDLLEEYVDTRLSSLRGELLDGFEKKLGKIQTTCDFRIQEVRQQCEEEKAANLRLQQTLDGKELEIKKEISQLETQIQGLTVVESCCSNLDYLTDRMNILEKGLHSISESQKNLHSRLDGEISTVTLGNLFEGRFEDLEARLNATERETGSCCSGIEDSMKGTVVAEVDGMRTAFEDKMQTLEDRFMTIMGELNNVSSPMGMDGAVVPVLEGELASMRKRTDETLEALQNRLITLETTCSLGCTSASKDVETFRTEIEDCQNKNQDLLLRMDSNYDLLRKLNATILEIQRRIEEEASGALQGEITLLKINLNTVSKSLTGLKDSVSQYSDTLTHVNSSLDEHERKIEDEVHSIQEKVNDQGSQLFFSNRRVLNLKGDLERLKARIVSDLSSCKSVAHGLQQEVSRFDERVARVESACGLLGAIPGSLDGIREELEKHTGSLWDYMDHVNGTLAAHSQEITGLKDNLLDCQAKVSELAEQVGHLEEKAERRQH, via the exons ATGCGGCGCCGCCGCGGAGCGCTGCTCGCCTGCCTCTCGCTGGGGACGCTGCTGGCCCTCGCCGACGCCAAGGGAGCCTTCTacccccccgccgccccgctGCCCTTCGGCGGCAGGTACAGCCTCTACACGGCCGGCTCCAGCCCGCAGCTCGGCAAGCCCGTGGGCAAGCACAA gagTTTCTGTGCCTACGTGGTGCAGCGCAATGTGACGTGCACGCTGCAGGACGGGGCCGAGAGCTACGTCAAGGCTGAGTACCACAAGTGCAGCTGGGGACCCAAGTGCCCAGGGAAAGTGCT GTACCGCACCTTCTTCAGGCCCAAGTACAAGATTGGGTACAAGACAGTGACAGAGCTgtcctggaggtgctgcccaGGCTTCATGGGAGAAGGGTGCCATGACAGCCCCACAGACCAGCCTggcctcctgccccagcaccccagccccaaaatgccccctgGGCAAAAGATGTTTCCAATGCCCAGGCTTCCTCCCTACCCCAAAAGCCACCCTGACCTGTTTCCAGGACCAAAGAAGAATCAATATG GCAGGAAGCTGCCTGGCCTCTTTGGGGACCGCCTGGACcggctggaggaggaggtgaggcGCCTCTCCCAGTCCTACGACAGCCTGCACGCCTTGGTGAGCGGGCTGGGGGACCGCCTGCGTTTGGCCATCCAGGAGGACACCACCAAGATGATCGGCTCCCTGATGAACAGCCCGGGCACGCCGGACTCCTCCGTGGGTTTTGGCATCATTCCTGACGGGCTGGTGGACGTGGCAGACAAAGCCGACATGGCCACGTACCCTCCCGTAGGGGACATCCTGACCAAAGTGACCGAGGTGAGCGACGTGCTGAAGACCAAGGCGGATCTGCTGCACGAGGTGCGGGGCATGGTCCTGGACCACGACGGGCAGATCAAGCACCTGCTGGAATCCGCCCGGCCCTCGCCCCTCACCTCCATCGACCTGCTGGAGGAGTACGTGGacaccaggctgagcagcctgcgtggggagctgctggatggCTTTGAGAAGAAGCTGGGCAAGATCCAGACCACGTGTGATTTCCGCATCCAAGAGGTGCGGCAGCAGTGCGAGGAGGAGAAAGCCGCCAACCTGCGGCTGCAGCAGACGCTggatgggaaggagctggagatcAAGAAAGAGATCTCTCAGCTGGAGACCCAGATCCAAGGGCTGACAGTGGTggaaagctgctgcagcaacCTGGACTACCTCACTGATCGCATGAACATCCTTGAGAAAGGCCTTCACAGCATCTCCGAGTCCCAGAAGAACCTGCACTCACGCCTGGATGGAGAAATCTCCACTGTCACCCTAGGGAACCTCTTTGAAGGGCGCTTCGAGGACCTGGAAGCCAGGCTCAATGCCACAGAGAGGGAAacggggagctgctgctctggtaTAGAGGACAGCATGAAAGGCACGGTGGTGGCAGAGGTGGATGGCATGAGGACTGCCTTTGAAGACAAAATGCAGACCCTGGAGGACAGGTTCATGACCATCATGGGGGAGCTGAACAATGTCAGTTCTCCCATGGGCATGGATGGAGCAGTGGTGCCTGTGCTGGAAGGGGAGCTTGCCAGCATGAGGAAAAGGACAGATGAGACACTGGAGGCGTTGCAGAATCGCCTCATCACCCTAGAGACCacctgctccctgggctgcaccTCTGCCTCCAAAGATGTGGAGACCTTTCGGACGGAGATTGAGGACTGCCAGAACAAGAACCAGGACCTGCTGCTCCGCATGGACAGCAATTATGACCTCCTGCGCAAGCTGAACGCCACCATCCTGGAGATCCAGCGGCGCATCGAGGAGGAAGCATCGGGGGCTTTGCAAGGGGAGATCACCTTGCTGAAGATCAACCTGAACACTGTGAGCAAGTCTCTGACAGGGCTCAAGGACTCCGTCTCCCAGTACTCAGACACCCTGACGCATGTCAACTCCTCGCTAGATGAGCACGAGCGGAAGATTGAGGACGAGGTCCACTCCATCCAGGAGAAAGTCAACGACCAAGGTTCCCAGCTTTTCTTCAGCAACCGCCGCGTCCTGAACCTCAAGGGAGACCTGGAGCGACTCAAAGCCAGGATTGTGAGCGACCTGAGCTCCTGCAAGAGCGTGGCCCACggcctgcagcaggaggtgtCTCGCTTCGACGAGCGGGTGGCGCGGGTGGAGAGCGCCTGCGGCCTGCTGGGGGCCATCCCCGGCAGCCTGGACGGCATCAGGGAGGAACTGGAGAAACACACGGGCAGCCTGTGGGACTACATGGACCACGTAAACGGGACACTGGCTGCCCACTCTCAGGAAATAACAGGACTGAAGGACAACTTGCTCGACTGCCaagccaaggtctctgagctggcagagcaggtcGGGCACTTGGAGGAGAAGGCGGAGAGGAGGCAGCATTAA